In the Schistocerca gregaria isolate iqSchGreg1 chromosome 6, iqSchGreg1.2, whole genome shotgun sequence genome, one interval contains:
- the LOC126278283 gene encoding U1 small nuclear ribonucleoprotein 70 kDa-like, whose amino-acid sequence MSKADGDLDRDRAYDLRVRRQVTVSKPDGDLDRDRAYDLRVRRQVTTSKADGDLDRERAYDLRVRRQVTTSKADGDLDRDRAYDLRVRRQVTMSKADGDLDRDRAYYIRVRRQVTTSKVDDGDLDRERAYDLRVRRQVTTSKADGDLDRDRACDLRVRRQVTTSKADGDLDRDRAYDLRVRRQVTMSKAEGDLDRDRAYYLRIRRQVTMSKADGDLDRDRAYYLRVRRQVTMSKADGDLDRERAYDLRVRRQVTTSKADGDLDRDRAYDLRVRRQVTLSKADGDRDRDRAYDLRVRRQVTTSKADGDLYRDREYDLRVRRQVTMSKADGDLDRDRAYDLRVRRQVTTSKADGDLDRDRAYDLRVRRRVTTSKADGDLDRDRAYDLRVRRQVTTSKAQASSNRTCAEADTSYALASCNTLFLKL is encoded by the exons atgtccaaagcagacggtgacctggaccgagaccgagcatatgatctaagagtccgacgacaagtgacagtGTCCAAaccagacggtgacctggaccgagaccgagcatatgatctaagagtccgacgacaagtgacaacgtccaaagcagatggtgacctggaccgagaacgagcatatgatctaagagtccgacgacaagtgacaacgtccaaagcagatggtgacctggaccgagaccgagcatatgatctaagagtccgacgacaagtgacaatgtccaaagcagacggagacctggaccgagaccgagcatattatataagagtccgacgacaagtgacaacgtccaaagtagacg atggtgacctggaccgagaacgagcatatgatctaagagtccgacgacaagtgacaacgtccaaagcagatggtgacctggaccgcgaccgagcatgtgatctaagagtccgacgacaagtgacaacgtccaaagcagacggtgacctggaccgagaccgagcatatgatctaagagtccgacgacaagtgacaatgtccaaagcagagggtgacctggaccgcgaccgagcatattatctaagaatccgacgacaagtgacaatgtccaaagcagacggtgacctggaccgtgaccgagcatattatctaagagtccgacgacaagtgacaatgtccaaagcagacggtgacctggaccgagaacgagcatatgatctaagagtccgacgacaagtgacaacgtccaaagcagatggtgacctggaccgcgaccgagcatatgatctaagagtccgacgacaagtgacattgtctaaagcagacggtgaccgggaccgagaccgagcatatgatctaagagtccgacgacaagtgacaacgtccaaagcagatggtgacctgtacCGAGACCGagaatatgatctaagagtccgacgacaagtgacaatgtccaaagcagacggtgacctggaccgagaccgagcatatgatctaagagtccgacgacaagtgacaacgtccaaagcagatggtgacctggaccgcgaccgagcatatgatctaagagtccgacgacgagtgacaacgtccaaagcagacggtgacctggaccgagaccgagcatatgatctaagagtccgacgacaagtgacaacgtccaaagcacaAGCATCATCGAACAGAACTTGTGCCGAGGCTGACACTTCATATGCCCTAGCAAGTTGTAACACATTGTTTCTAAAattgtga